GCCAGCATGGTCAGGCTCTGCTCCCGGATCGGCCCGCCGACAGGGTCGAGGACCAGGTCCACGCCCCGGCCGCCGGTCACCTCGGCCAACTGCTCCGCGAAGCCTTCGCGCAGGAAAACGGCGTCGTAGCCCAGCTCGGCGGCGTACGGAATCTTCTCCGCCGAACCGGTCGTGCCGTACACCCGGCCGGCCCCCAGCTCCCGGGCCAGTTGCGCAGCCGCAAAGCCCACTCCTCCCGCCGCGGAGTGAATCAGCACGTCTTCCCCCTCCCGCAGCCGTCCGGCGTCCTTGAGCACGCCGAAGGCCGGCAGGTAGGCCGCAACCGGCTCGCCGAGCGCCAGCCCGCTCACCCCCGCACCGAGCGCGACGACCGTCCCGGCCACCTCCAGGCCGGGTATGTCCACTCCGCCCGGCCCGTCCGGGGCGCCGAACTCACCCCGGCGGTGCTGGATCTCGGCGAAATTGACGCCCGCGAAGGCGACCCGCACAGCGACCTGGCGTGGAGCCGGCACCGGCTCGGGCAGATCCAGCTCCTCCAGTACCTCGACTCCTCCATTGCCCCGGAACCCGACCGCCCGCATCCAACGCTCCCTCGTCGTCATGGCCCCCCGGCGGTGGCCGTGCGGGGGGCAACAACTCAAGTGATCTCGATATTCCGTGCCGCAGAATTGCATGACCGTCGACAGCTCTGGGAGCGAGATAGGCCGCTGGAAACTCTGAAACTCTCTGTGATGGCGCCGCTCGACGCCGAGCCTGTCACCACCAGAAGAGACCACCCGACGCCGCACCCATCGAACAGCAAGAGGAGCACGCGGCCCTGGTGCTCCTCTTGCTGTTCGACGGCGTTGAGCCCGGCTATCCGAGATGAGCCCGACCCGCCCCGACTGAAAGGCCGTCCGCAGGTACGACAGAGCAGCAGATGACATTGGTGCTTGCGGACGTCCGGCCCCGCCTCCTGCTGGGTGGCGCAGCGAGGCTTTTCAGCCGGGGGCAGGAGGCGTTCCGCTTAAGGTGCCGTTCCCCTCTTACTAGAGAGTTGAGGGGAGACAGCGTCCGTAGCGTCCGCACAGGGCAGCGCATCAGCTCTGACCTGCACAAAGACTTTGGACGCTAAACAAAATGTTTAGCGTCCGCAGCGTCCGCAACGACTTCCCCGGGCCCATCAACACGCTGCCGGAGCACGCAGAAAGCCTCCGCGGTTGCCGGGGAAAGGCGCACACCTCGGCAGCACCGCCCCGATGAGGGACTCGGATGCCCCCGGGGCGGTCTGACCTGCAAAATCCACCTCGCCG
The Streptomyces sp. NBC_00234 DNA segment above includes these coding regions:
- a CDS encoding quinone oxidoreductase family protein; translation: MRAVGFRGNGGVEVLEELDLPEPVPAPRQVAVRVAFAGVNFAEIQHRRGEFGAPDGPGGVDIPGLEVAGTVVALGAGVSGLALGEPVAAYLPAFGVLKDAGRLREGEDVLIHSAAGGVGFAAAQLARELGAGRVYGTTGSAEKIPYAAELGYDAVFLREGFAEQLAEVTGGRGVDLVLDPVGGPIREQSLTMLAPFGRLVAYGDLGRHEQWTASVWDLWKGNRAIAGFNIGDLARRAPEQIGEYLAEALRLLAAGRIRAGVTETLPLAEAAKAHQLLETGTGRGKFLLSLG